The window TTAAACTGAAAGTATGATGGATTTCAGCAGAAGGCTGCCTATAGGCGTACAAAGTTTTGAAGTTATGCGAAGCGATAAATTTCTTTATGTCGATAAAACGGAATTCGTTTACCGTCTCGTTAATTCAAGCAGGGTATATTTTTTAAGCCGTCCGCGCCGCTTCGGTAAAAGCCTCTTTCTTTCCACATTGGAAGCCTTCTTTTTAGGCAAAAAAGAATTATTTACAGGCCTAAAAATTACGGAATCGGAAGACGCTCAAAGCACCCCGTGGAAAAAATATCCGGTTCTCCGCTTTGATTTCAGCCCGAAAAATTACGAAACTGAAAAATCAATTTACGAGATTATCGATTCGAATTTATCGTCAATTGAAACTATATATTCCATACCTAAAACAAAGGACGCTCCTGAAGACAGATTTAAATTTATTTTAGAAACCTTACATAATAAAACCGAAGAAAAAGCAGTCGTGCTTGTTGACGAATACGATAAACCTCTTTTACAAACGATGAATGTAAACGAGCATTTAAATGAAAAATACCGAAACGTTTTAAAAGCATTTTATTCTGTATTAAAAAGCTGTGACCATGTTATACGCTTTGCCTTTTTAACGGGAGTTACCAAGTTCAGTAAGGTAAGTATTTTCAGCGATTTAAACAATTTACGTGATATCAGTATGGAAGAAGAGTTTACGGCAATTTGCGGAATTACTCAAAACGAACTTGAAAATACTTTTAAACCCGAAATAGAAGTCTTGGCGGAAAGAAACAGGTTAAGCTATGAGCAGTGTATAAAAAACTTAAAACAAAAATATGACGGTTACCGTTTTTATCAAAATTGCGAGGCGGTGTATAACCCTTTCAGTTTAATAAACGCCTTTGCAAAAAAAGAATTGGGAGATTATTGGTTTGAGACCGGAACACCTACATTTTTGGTAAGATATTTAAAAGATTATAAGTATAATATACCCGATTTGGACGGAAATGTGGAAATGAACGCATCGGGATTATCGGATTACAGGGCGGGAAACGATTCTGTAATACCTATTTTATTTCAAGCGGGATATTTAACTATAAAGGGCTACGACAGCGATTATAAGATGTATAGGCTAGGCTTTCCCAATGATGAGGTAAGATACGGCTTTTTGCATAATCTTTTACCGGAATATTCAAATTTAAATTTCGGGGATACGGCGTTCAGCATAGTAAGTTTTACAAAAGACCTTAGAGCCGGACGGGTGGAAGAGTTTATGCAAAGATTAAAGTCCATAATGGCGAGTATTCCCTACGATAATGTAAAGAAGGAAAGCGGAGAAAGTCTTGCATTAAGGGAGCATAATTTTCAAATATGCGTTTATTTGGTGTTTTCCCTTATGGGACAGTTTGTAAAAACCGAAACGCATTGTGCAGGCGGGAGAAGCGATTGTACGGTAGAAACCGAAAATACGATTTATATTTTCGAGTTTAAATTAAAAGGAAGTGCGGAGGAAGCCTTAAATCAAATAAGAGAAAAAAATTATGCGGAAGCATACAGGGCTGAAAACAAAGAAATAATTTTAATAGGCGTAAGTTTTAATGCGGAAGAAAAAACGGTAGATAAATGGGTCATAAATATGATATAACAATCCGTAGAGTTTGGAGGTAAGGTAATGTTTAAAACTCTTAATTTCGCTCATAGAGGTTTTCGCAGTAAATTCCCGGAAAACACAATGACGGCTTTTGAAAAAGCCGTAAACGCAGGCGCACACGGAATAGAATTCGATGTTCATCTTTCATCTGACGGAATCCCGGTAATAATCCATGATGAAACATTGGACAGAACTTGCAATGCTTACGGTTTTATAAAAGACTTTTCCTTTGCGGAGCTTGGAAAAATAAATGCCGCAGCGAAATTCCCGCCTGAAAATTTTAAAGAAAGTGCTGCAAATTGCTCAAATGAAAAAATTCCTTCACTTGAAGAATATTTTGATTTTATAAAAAAAACCGATATTATTTCAAATATAGAATTAAAAACAGGGGTTTTCGAATATGCCGGTATTGAAGAAAAAGTTTATGCTCTTTTAAAAAAATACGGTCTTAAAGAAAAATGTATTATTTCTTCTTTCAATCATGAAAGTATTTTACGTATGAAAAAAATAGACTCTTCTTTAGTTTGCGGCTTTTTAGTCGATTCTTGGGAAATAAATCCTGCCGAGAATTTAACGAAAAACGGAATAGAGTGTTATCATCCTTGTGCATACCGCTTAACAAAAAATTTCGTAGATTATATGCATGATAATAAAATCAAAGTAAATGCATGGTTCGGTTCAGTGCAAACCGATTATTCCGCCGTACTTAACACCGGACTTGATGCAATAATTACCGATTATCCTGATAAGATTGCAGCTCTTCTTTCAAACTAATCGAAATGTTAAGTTTTTGCTTTGTCTTTTTTTTGTTAATCGAAAAAAAGACAAAGTCCATATACTCTCTTACAGCCGGCCTCTTTTAATGCCGCAGCACAAAAATTAAGCGTTGCTCCCGTGGTCATAACATCGTCCAAAATTATAAGCGTTTCCGGAATCATTTGTTTTGCATTTTTTATAAAAATTTTACCCTTTAAATTTGTTTTTCGCTTTTCACGCGAAAGAGTTTTTTGTGCGGTGCCGTCTTTTCGTTTTAAACATCGAAGAATTTTAAAGTCATAAATATGCTCTAATTGAACCGCAGTATCTTCTATTTGGTCCCAACCCTTGTTTTTTATTTTTTTCGGACGAGGCGGTACAGGTACAATTTTTATATTTTGCAGCTCTTCTTTTTTATTCACAAAACAGGATATGGATTTTGCAAACACTTCCGCAAAACCTCGAACGCTGAAATTTTTCCAATGAACTAAAAGCTGACCGCATTTACCCTGATACGGATAAATTGAAAAAATCCTATCGCAGCTTTGCGGTATCGGCTCATTTTTCTCATCTTTTAAATTTTTTTCCTTTAAAATTGCCGTACGGCAATTTGTACAATACTCTTTTTCGGAAATTAAAAATCTTCCGCATTTTTTACAAAATTTTTCTTCATTCTTTAGCCGAAAATTAAGAGCATCCTCAATTTCCGTACTTGTACAAGCCGAGCAAATAGGAAGACCGCAATTTGTTTCCGTTCCGCATAACAAACATTTTTGAGGACAAATTAAATCGGCATAAATATTTCGCAAAACAACTTTGAACTTCAGTTTCAATTTTTTTAACATAAGAACACCTCATATATATTATCAGCTATTTTTTTTATTTTGCATAAGGTTTAAATTTTTTTTGCTGAAATATTTATCTTTATTGCTTCTTTAGAATTTTTTATAAAATAAAGTTTTAAGGTTAAGAGAAAGAATAAATAATTTAAGAAATTTCGGTTAGGAATTTTATATTGAATATACAAAGCGGAGTAAAACTTTTTAAAATAATATCTTTAAAATAAAACTTCCCCGTATATTTCGTACTTAAAAATATTAGAACGGAACATACGGAGAAATTGTCGTAAATTTTACGGTTTATGTTTTATTTACATTATTTCCATAAACGGAATAACCGAAAGTCTCATTGCATTTTGCAATACCGTTTTTGCAGCTCGTGCAAGCTCCAAGCGGGTAAAACTTAAATCTCCATCGCTTCCTGAAAGAATCGGACAATCCCTGTAAAACCTGCTGAAGGCTTTTGAAACTTCATACAAATATGAAGCTAAAATGCTCGGGTCTTTTCGCTCTGCAGCTCGTTCAACTTGAATGGAAAAGTCTTCCAAAGTTTTTAAAAGCGCCCATTCGGATTCCGTTGTAAGAAGCTCAGGTTTCAGCTTTCCGTTTTTTAAAAGTTCTTTATTTTCAGGCAATTCGGCTTTACGCAGTATAGATGAAATGCGCGCCCCCATGTATTGAAGATACGGCCCCGTGTTCCCGGTAAACGAAAGAGAATCTTTAGGATTAAAAAGCATATCCTTTTTCGGACTTACCTGTAAAAGAAAATAATGAAGGGCTCCTACAGCTATATTTTCGGCAACAGTACTTACATCGCCTACTTCTTTTTCCCTCCCGTTTTCTGTAATTTTTTTCAAAGCTTCGTCTTGCAAAGAATTTATTAAATCATCGGCATCTACTACAGTCCCTTCCCGGCTTTTCATTTTTCCTTCAGGTAAATTTACCATTCCGTAAGAAAGATGATATAAATCGTCCGCCCAATCAAATCCCAGTTTTTTTAGAACATAGAATAAAACCTTAAAGTGGTACTCCTGTT is drawn from Treponema pedis and contains these coding sequences:
- a CDS encoding ATP-binding protein yields the protein MDFSRRLPIGVQSFEVMRSDKFLYVDKTEFVYRLVNSSRVYFLSRPRRFGKSLFLSTLEAFFLGKKELFTGLKITESEDAQSTPWKKYPVLRFDFSPKNYETEKSIYEIIDSNLSSIETIYSIPKTKDAPEDRFKFILETLHNKTEEKAVVLVDEYDKPLLQTMNVNEHLNEKYRNVLKAFYSVLKSCDHVIRFAFLTGVTKFSKVSIFSDLNNLRDISMEEEFTAICGITQNELENTFKPEIEVLAERNRLSYEQCIKNLKQKYDGYRFYQNCEAVYNPFSLINAFAKKELGDYWFETGTPTFLVRYLKDYKYNIPDLDGNVEMNASGLSDYRAGNDSVIPILFQAGYLTIKGYDSDYKMYRLGFPNDEVRYGFLHNLLPEYSNLNFGDTAFSIVSFTKDLRAGRVEEFMQRLKSIMASIPYDNVKKESGESLALREHNFQICVYLVFSLMGQFVKTETHCAGGRSDCTVETENTIYIFEFKLKGSAEEALNQIREKNYAEAYRAENKEIILIGVSFNAEEKTVDKWVINMI
- a CDS encoding glycerophosphodiester phosphodiesterase, which codes for MFKTLNFAHRGFRSKFPENTMTAFEKAVNAGAHGIEFDVHLSSDGIPVIIHDETLDRTCNAYGFIKDFSFAELGKINAAAKFPPENFKESAANCSNEKIPSLEEYFDFIKKTDIISNIELKTGVFEYAGIEEKVYALLKKYGLKEKCIISSFNHESILRMKKIDSSLVCGFLVDSWEINPAENLTKNGIECYHPCAYRLTKNFVDYMHDNKIKVNAWFGSVQTDYSAVLNTGLDAIITDYPDKIAALLSN
- a CDS encoding ComF family protein produces the protein MLKKLKLKFKVVLRNIYADLICPQKCLLCGTETNCGLPICSACTSTEIEDALNFRLKNEEKFCKKCGRFLISEKEYCTNCRTAILKEKNLKDEKNEPIPQSCDRIFSIYPYQGKCGQLLVHWKNFSVRGFAEVFAKSISCFVNKKEELQNIKIVPVPPRPKKIKNKGWDQIEDTAVQLEHIYDFKILRCLKRKDGTAQKTLSREKRKTNLKGKIFIKNAKQMIPETLIILDDVMTTGATLNFCAAALKEAGCKRVYGLCLFFD